The Phaeacidiphilus oryzae TH49 region GACGCCGTACCGCAAGGTCGTCGACGGTGTGGTCACCGACCAGGTGGACTACCTCACCGCGGACGAGGAGGACCGGTTCGTCATCGCGCAGGCCAACGCGCCGCTGACGGACGACAACACCTTCGCCGAGGAGCGGGTCCTGGTCCGCCGGCGTGGCGGCGAGGTCGACTACCTCACCGGCGCCGACATCGACTACATGGACGTCTCGCCGCGCCAGATGGTGTCGGTCGCGACCGCGATGATCCCGTTCCTGGAGCACGACGACGCCAACCGCGCGCTCATGGGCTCCAACATGATGCGCCAGGCCGTCCCGCTGCTGAAGAGCGAGGCGCCGCTGGTCGGCACGGGCATGGAGTACCGCGCCGCGGTCGACGCCGCGGACGTCATCGCGGCCGAGAAGGCGGGTGTGGTCCAGGAGGTCTCCGCGGACTACGTCACCGTCGCCAACGACGACGGCACGTACACCACGTACCGGGTCGCCAAGTTCACCCGCTCCAACCAGGGCACCGCCTTCAACCAGAAGGTGATCGTGGACGAGGGCGCCCGGATCGAGGTCGGCCAGGTGCTGGCCGACGGTCCGTGCACCGAAGAGGGCGAGATGGCCCTCGGCAAGAACCTCCTGGTGGCGTTCATGCCGTGGGAGGGCCACAACTACGAGGACGCGATCATCCTGTCGCAGCGCCTCGTGCAGGACGACGTCCTCTCCTCGATCCACATCGAGGAGCACGAGGTCGACGCCCGGGACACCAAGCTCGGCCCCGAGGAGATCACCCGGGACATCCCGAACGTCTCCGAGGAGGTCCTCGCGGACCTGGACGAGCGCGGGATCATCCGGATCGGCGCCGACGTCACCACCGGCGACATCCTGGTCGGCAAGGTCACCCCGAAGGGCGAGACCGAGCTGACCCCGGAGGAGCGCCTGCTCCGCGCGATCTTCGGTGAGAAGGCGCGCGAGGTCCGCGACACCTCGCTGAAGGTGCCGCACGGTGAGTCCGGCAAGGTCATCGGCGTCCGCGTCTTCGACCGGGAGGAGGGCGACGAGCTTCCCCCGGGTGTCAACCAGCTGGTCCGCGTGTACGTGGCGCAGAAGCGCAAGATCACGGACGGCGACAAGCTGGCCGGCCGGCACGGCAACAAGGGTGTCATCTCCAAGATCAACCCGGTCGAGGACATGCCCTTCATGGCCGACGGCACCCCGGTGGACATCGTCCTCAACCCGCTGGGTGTCCCGTCCCGAATGAACCCGGGACAGGTCCTGGAGACCCACCTCGGCTGGCTCGCCATGCAGGGCTGGGACGTCTCCGGGCTGAGCGACGAGTGGGCCCGCCGCCTCCAGGCGATCGGCGCCGACAAGTCCGACCCGGACACCAACCTGGCGACGCCGGTCTTCGACGGCGCCCGCGAGGACGAGATCACCGGCCTCCTCGGGAACACCCTCCCGACCCGGGACGGAGAGCGGCTGGTCGGCGAGTCCGGCAAGGCCCAGCTCTTCGACGGCCGCTCCGGCGAGCCGTTCCCGCACCCGATCTCGGTCGGGTACATGTACATCCTGAAGCTGCACCACCTGGTCGACGACAAGCTGCACGCCCGGTCGACCGGACCGTACTCGATGATCACCCAGCAGCCGCTGGGCGGTAAGGCGCAGTTCGGTGGTCAGCGCTTCGGTGAGATGGAGGTCTGGGCCCTGGAGGCGTACGGCGCCGCCTACGCCCTGCAGGAGCTCCTGACCATCAAGTCCGACGACGTCCTCGGCCGGGTGAAGGTCTACGAGGCCATCGTCAAGGGCGAGAACATCCCTGAGCCCGGCATCCCCGAGTCCTTCAAGGTGCTCATCAAGGAGATGCAGTCGCTCTGCCTGAACGTGGAGGTGCTGTCGTCCGACGGTATGTCCATCGAGATGCGCGACTCCGACGAGGACGTGTTCCGCGCCGCTGAGGAGCTCGGTATCGACCTGTCCCGGCGCGAGCCGAGCAGCGTCGAAGAGGTCTGACAGGGGTCGACGGGATCTCGGCTGCGAATCACATGAGCTGAGGTCCCGTCACCCCCGAGGCCCCCATCAGACCCATCAAGACTTCGACCCCGAAAGAGGGATTGACGACAAGTGCTCGACGTCAACTTCTTCGATGAGCTGCGAATCGGCCTGGCCACCGCTGAGGACATCCGCCAGTGGTCCCACGGCGAGGTCAAGAAGCCGGAGACCATCAACTACCGCACCCTGAAGCCGGAGAAGGACGGGCTCTTCTGCGAGAAGATCTTCGGTCCGACCCGGGACTGGGAGTGCTACTGCGGCAAGTACAAGCGCGTCCGCTTCAAGGGCATCATCTGTGAGCGCTGCGGCGTCGAGGTGACCCGCGCCAAGGTGCGCCGTGAGCGGATGGGCCACATCGAGCTGGCCGCACCGGTCACCCACATCTGGTACTTCAAGGGTGTGCCCAGCCGGCTGGGCTACCTCCTCGACCTGGCGCCGAAGGACCTGGAGAAGGTCATCTACTTCGCCGCCTACATGATCACCTGGGTGGACGACGAGCGCCGTACGCGCGACCTGCCCTCGCTGGAGGCCCACGTCTCCGTCGAGCGCCAGCAGGTCGAGCAGCGCCGCGACTCCGACCTGGAGGCCCGCGCCAAGAAGCTCGAGGCCGACCTGGCCGAGCTGGAGGCCGAGGGTGCCAAGGCCGACCAGCGCCGCAAGGTCCGCGAGGGCGCCGAGCGCGAGATGAAGCAGCTCCGCGACCGCGCCCAGCGCGAGATCGACCGCCTGGACGAGGTGTGGAACCGCTTCAAGTCCCTCAAGGTCCAGGACCTCGAGGGCGACGAGCTGCTCTACCGCGAGCTGCGGGATCGGTTCGGCACCTACTTCTCCGGTGCGATGGGCGCCGCCGCGCTGCAGAAGCGGCTGGAGTCCTTCGACCTGGAGGAGGAGGCGGAGAAGCTCCGCGACATCATCAAGACCGGCAAGGGCCAGAAGAAGACCCGTGCCCTGAAGCGTCTGAAGGTCGTCTCGGCGTTCCTGCAGACCACCAACAAGCCGACCGGCATGGTGCTGGACTGCGTCCCGGTCATCCCGCCGGACCTGCGTCCGATGGTGCAGCTGGACGGTGGCCGCTTCGCGACCTCCGACCTGAACGACCTGTACCGCCGCGTGATCAACCGGAACAACCGCCTGAAGCGGCTTCTCGACCTCGGCGCGCCCGAGATCATCGTGAACAACGAGAAGAGGATGCTCCAGGAGGCCGTCGACGCGCTGTTCGACAACGGCCGCCGTGGCCGTCCGGTCACCGGCCCGGGCAACCGCCCGCTGAAGTCCCTCAGCGACATGCTGAAGGGCAAGCAGGGTCGTTTCCGCCAGAACCTCCTCGGCAAGCGAGTCGACTACTCGGCCCGTTCGGTCATCGTCGTCGGCCCGCAGCTCAAGCTGCACCAGTGCGGTCTGCCGAAGGCCATGGCGCTGGAGCTCTTCAAGCCGTTCGTGATGAAGCGCCTGGTGGACCTGAACCACGCGCAGAACATCAAGTCGGCCAAGCGGATGGTCGAGCGCGCCCGCCCGGTCGTGTGGGACGTGCTGGAGGAGGTCATCGCCGAGCACCCGGTTCTGCTGAACCGTGCGCCGACGCTGCACCGCCTCGGCATCCAGGCCTTCGAGCCGCAGCTGGTCGAGGGCAAGGCCATCCAGATCCACCCGCTCGTCTGCACCGCGTTCAACGCGGACTTCGACGGCGACCAGATGGCCGTCCACCTGCCGCTGTCCGCGGAGGCCCAGGCCGAGGCCCGCATCCTGATGCTGTCCTCGAACAACATCCTCAAGCCGGCCGACGGCCGGCCGGTCACCATGCCGACCCAGGACATGGTGCTGGGGCTGTTCTTCCTGACCTCGGACCGCGAGGACCGGAAGGGCGTCGGCCGGGCCTTCGGCTCGATCGCCGAGGCCCTGATGGCCTTCGACGCCAAGGAGCTGGACCTGCAGGCGCAGATCGACCTGCGCCTCCCGGCCGGCACCGTCCCGCCCCGCGGCTTCACCCCGCCGGTGGACGAGGACGGCGAGCCGACCTGGACCGAGGGCCAGCCGCTGCGGCTGCGTACCTCGCTGGGCCGGGCGCTCTTCAACGAGCTGCTGCCGGAGGACTACCCCTTCGTCGACTACGAGGTCGGCAAGAAGCAGCTGTCGGCGATCGTCAACGACCTGGCCGAGCGGTACCCCAAGGTCACCGTCGCGGCGACGCTGGACAACCTCAAGTCGGCCGGCTTCTACTGGGCGACCCGGTCCGGTGTCACGATCTCCATCTCGGACGTCGTGGTGCCGCCGTCCAAGCCGCAGATCCTGGCGGGCTACGAGGCCCAGGACGCCAAGGTCCAGAAGCAGTACGAGCGCGGTCTGATCACCCGTGACGAGCGCCAGCAGGAGCTCGTCGCGATCTGGACCAAGGCGACCAACGAGGTCGCCGAGGCGATGAACGAGAACTTCCCGAAGACCAACCCCATCTTCATGATGGTGGACTCGGGTGCTCGTGGAAACATGATGCAGATGCGTCAGATCGCCGGTATGCGTGGTCTGGTGTCGAACGCGAAGAACGAGACCATCGCCCGACCCATCAAGGCGTCGTTCCGCGAGGGCCTCTCCGTGCTGGAGTACTTCATCTCCACCCACGGTGCCCGTAAGGGTCTCGCCGACACCGCCCTGCGTACCGCCGACTCGGGTTACCTGACCCGTCGTCTGGTCGACGTCTCGCAGGACGTGATCATCCGCGAGGAGGACTGCGGCACCGACCGCGGCCTCAAGCTGGAGATCGCCTCCCCGGGCGCCGACGGCAAGCTGGTCAAGAACGAGGACGTCGAGACCAGCGTGTACGCGCGGGCCCTCGCCGAGGACGTCGTCGTGGACGGGCAGGTGCTGGCCCCGGCCAACACCGACCTGGGCGACGTGCTGATCGACGAGCTGGTGAAGCACGGCGTCTCCACGGTCAAGACCCGCTCGGTCCTGACCTGCGAGTCCGCCGTCGGCACCTGCGCGATGTGCTACGGCCGTTCGCTGGCCACCGGCAAGCTGGTGGACATCGGCGAGGCGGTCGGCATCATCGCCGCCCAGTCCATCGGTGAGCCCGGTACCCAGCTGACCATGCGTACCTTCCACACCGGTGGTGTGGCGGGTGACGACATCACCCAGGGTCTGCCGCGTGTCGTCGAGCTCTTCGAGGCCCGGCAGCCGCGCGGTGTCGCCCCGATCACCGAGGCCGCCGGCCGCGTGCGGATCGAGGACACCGAGAAGACCCGCAAGATCGTCGTCACCCCGGACGACGGCGGCGAGGAGATCGCCTACCCGGTCTCCAAGCGCGTCAAGCTGCTGGTGGAGGAGGGCAGCCACGTCGAGGTCGGCGAGAAGCTGACCGTGGGTGCCACCAACCCGCACGACGTGCTGCGCATCCTGGGCCAGCGGGCCGTGCAGGTCCACCTGGTCGGCGAGGTGCAGAAGGTCTACAACTCGCAGGGTGTGTCGATCCACGACAAGCACATCGAGATCATCATCCGGCAGATGCTCCGCCGGGTGACGATCATCGAGTCCGGCGACGCCGAGCTGCTGCCCGGCGAGCTGGTCGAGCGCAGCCGCTTCGAGGCCGAGAACCGTCGGGTCGTCGCCGAGGGCGGTCACCCCGCCTCCGGCCGTCCGCAACTGATGGGTATCACCAAGGCCTCGCTGGCGACCGACTCGTGGCTGTCGGCGGCGTCCTTCCAGGAGACCACCCGGGTGCTCACCGACGCGGCGATCCACGCCAAGTCGGACTCCCTGCTGGGCCTCAAGGAGAACGTCATCATCGGCAAGCTCATCCCGGCCGGTACGGGCCTGTCCCGCTACCGCAACATCCGGGTCGAGCCCACCGAGGAGGCCAAGGCCGCGATGTACTCGGCGGTCGGCTACGACGACATCGACTACTCGCCGTTCGGCGCGGGGTCGGGTCAGGCCGTGCCGCTGGAGGACTACGACTACGGGCCGTACACCGGCTGATCTCCGGATCGCGTCGTTCGGACGGCGTGCGCAGGGCGGTTCCCCTTCGGGGGAGCCGCCCTGCGGCGTTTCCGGGGGGCGGGCCTTCTTGTACATTCGTACTGGTACAGATGTACAGGAAGCGTCGAGAGGAGGCCGGCCGTGGGGCTGCTCTACCTGTTGGGGGCGATCGGCAGCGAGGTGCTGGGCACCAGCCTGGTGAAGAGCACCCAGGGGTTCACCCGGCTGCTGCCCACGGCGGCCTGCCTGGCCTGCTACGCCGGGTCGATCCTGCTGCTGTCCCGGGCGACCCAGGCGGGGATGCAGGTGGGAGTCGCCTACGCGGTGTGGTCCGGGCTCGGTACCGTCGCCATCGTGCTGATCGGCTACTTCTTCCTCGGCGAGGGCATCAACGCGGCCAAGGTGCTGGGCATCCTGCTGGTGATCGCGGGCGCGGTACTGCTCAACCTCAAGGGGGCGCATTGAGTCCGACGGGCGCGGCGAAGGCGGCGCGGCGCGATCCGGAGGGCCGGAAGCGGGCGATCGTGGTGGCCGCCTGCGAGCTGATCGCCGAGGTGGGGGTGGGGCGGGTCACCCACCGGCTGGTCGCCGCGCGGGCGGGGGTGCCGCTGGGGGCCACCACGTACTACTTCCGCTCGCTGGACGAGCTGGTGGAGGCGGCGCTGCGGCATGCCGCGGAGCTGTCCGAGGCGGTGCTCGGGGAATGGCTGGCGGCGGTCGAGACGGCGGAGCCGGCGGAGCTGCCGGCCGTGCTGGCCCGGCTGACCGCGGAGTACGTCCGCGACCCGGAGCGGGTCACGCTGGACACCGAGCTGTACGTCGGCGCCGCCCACGAGGAGCGGCTGCGGCCGCTGGCGCGGGAGTGGGTGGACGGCTTGGTCGCCGCGCTGACCCCGGCGGCGGGCGCGCCGGCGGCGCGGGCGGTGGCCGCGTATCTCGACGGCGTCGTGCTGCACGCGTTCATCCTGGGCCGCCACGTCGACGTCCCGGAGACCCACGCGGCGCTGGCCGCGCTGCTACTGCGCCGGAGGCGCGATTGATCCGGCCCGCACGCCTTCGCCCACCGGGCGTCAACATCCCGGCGTCGGCGGCTGCGGTCCGTAGTTCCGCTTCGCGCAGTTCCCCGCGCCCCTGAGTTGCTGCGCAACTCGCGGGGCGCCCCGGATCCGCGGCCCGAAGGGCCAGGCGGATCAGGGGCGCGGGGAACTGCGCGGCCGGCCGCGTACGGTCTGCGGACGGGTACGGAGAGTGGGTTGCAGCCCGGGGGCCGTTGCCGGGTGCGGCGCGGTGGTGGGCTGGTCGCGCAGTTCCCCGCGCCCTTGGGATGCGCCTTCGGCGCCGGAGGCGCGAAAACAGGGGCGCGGGGAACTGCGCGGTCGGCTGCGTATGGTCTGCGGGCGGGTGCGGAGATTGGGTTGCAGCCCGGTGGCCGTTGCCGGGTGCGGTGCGGGGGTGGGCTGGTCGCGCAGTTCCCCGCGCCCCTGGGATGCGCCTTCGGCGCGAATTCAGGGCTACTTCAGGGCGCCCCGGGCGGAGCCCAGTTGCGCTCGGTCTGCGGCGG contains the following coding sequences:
- a CDS encoding DNA-directed RNA polymerase subunit beta', with the translated sequence MLDVNFFDELRIGLATAEDIRQWSHGEVKKPETINYRTLKPEKDGLFCEKIFGPTRDWECYCGKYKRVRFKGIICERCGVEVTRAKVRRERMGHIELAAPVTHIWYFKGVPSRLGYLLDLAPKDLEKVIYFAAYMITWVDDERRTRDLPSLEAHVSVERQQVEQRRDSDLEARAKKLEADLAELEAEGAKADQRRKVREGAEREMKQLRDRAQREIDRLDEVWNRFKSLKVQDLEGDELLYRELRDRFGTYFSGAMGAAALQKRLESFDLEEEAEKLRDIIKTGKGQKKTRALKRLKVVSAFLQTTNKPTGMVLDCVPVIPPDLRPMVQLDGGRFATSDLNDLYRRVINRNNRLKRLLDLGAPEIIVNNEKRMLQEAVDALFDNGRRGRPVTGPGNRPLKSLSDMLKGKQGRFRQNLLGKRVDYSARSVIVVGPQLKLHQCGLPKAMALELFKPFVMKRLVDLNHAQNIKSAKRMVERARPVVWDVLEEVIAEHPVLLNRAPTLHRLGIQAFEPQLVEGKAIQIHPLVCTAFNADFDGDQMAVHLPLSAEAQAEARILMLSSNNILKPADGRPVTMPTQDMVLGLFFLTSDREDRKGVGRAFGSIAEALMAFDAKELDLQAQIDLRLPAGTVPPRGFTPPVDEDGEPTWTEGQPLRLRTSLGRALFNELLPEDYPFVDYEVGKKQLSAIVNDLAERYPKVTVAATLDNLKSAGFYWATRSGVTISISDVVVPPSKPQILAGYEAQDAKVQKQYERGLITRDERQQELVAIWTKATNEVAEAMNENFPKTNPIFMMVDSGARGNMMQMRQIAGMRGLVSNAKNETIARPIKASFREGLSVLEYFISTHGARKGLADTALRTADSGYLTRRLVDVSQDVIIREEDCGTDRGLKLEIASPGADGKLVKNEDVETSVYARALAEDVVVDGQVLAPANTDLGDVLIDELVKHGVSTVKTRSVLTCESAVGTCAMCYGRSLATGKLVDIGEAVGIIAAQSIGEPGTQLTMRTFHTGGVAGDDITQGLPRVVELFEARQPRGVAPITEAAGRVRIEDTEKTRKIVVTPDDGGEEIAYPVSKRVKLLVEEGSHVEVGEKLTVGATNPHDVLRILGQRAVQVHLVGEVQKVYNSQGVSIHDKHIEIIIRQMLRRVTIIESGDAELLPGELVERSRFEAENRRVVAEGGHPASGRPQLMGITKASLATDSWLSAASFQETTRVLTDAAIHAKSDSLLGLKENVIIGKLIPAGTGLSRYRNIRVEPTEEAKAAMYSAVGYDDIDYSPFGAGSGQAVPLEDYDYGPYTG
- the rpoB gene encoding DNA-directed RNA polymerase subunit beta, coding for MAASRNASNNSASTAPLRISFAKIREPLEVPNLLALQTESFDWLLGNAAWKDRVEAALAEGHDVPQKSGLEEIFEEISPIEDFSGSMSLTFRDHRFEPPKNSIDECKERDFTYAAPLFVTAEFTNNETGEIKSQTVFMGDFPLMTNQGTFVINGTERVVVSQLVRSPGVYFDQSIDKTSDKDIFSAKVIPSRGAWLEFEIDKRDMVGVRIDRKRKQSVTVLLKALGWTPEQILEEFGEYESMRATLEKDHTQGQDDALLDIYRKLRPGEPPTREAAQTLLENLYFNPKRYDLAKVGRYKVNKKLGADEPLDAGVLTTDDIIATIKYLVKLHAGETETVGASGREIIVETDDIDHFGNRRIRNVGELIQNQVRTGLARMERVVRERMTTQDVEAITPQTLINIRPVVASIKEFFGTSQLSQFMDQTNPLSGLTHKRRLNALGPGGLSRERAGFEVRDVHPSHYGRMCPIETPEGPNIGLIGSLASYGRINAFGFIETPYRKVVDGVVTDQVDYLTADEEDRFVIAQANAPLTDDNTFAEERVLVRRRGGEVDYLTGADIDYMDVSPRQMVSVATAMIPFLEHDDANRALMGSNMMRQAVPLLKSEAPLVGTGMEYRAAVDAADVIAAEKAGVVQEVSADYVTVANDDGTYTTYRVAKFTRSNQGTAFNQKVIVDEGARIEVGQVLADGPCTEEGEMALGKNLLVAFMPWEGHNYEDAIILSQRLVQDDVLSSIHIEEHEVDARDTKLGPEEITRDIPNVSEEVLADLDERGIIRIGADVTTGDILVGKVTPKGETELTPEERLLRAIFGEKAREVRDTSLKVPHGESGKVIGVRVFDREEGDELPPGVNQLVRVYVAQKRKITDGDKLAGRHGNKGVISKINPVEDMPFMADGTPVDIVLNPLGVPSRMNPGQVLETHLGWLAMQGWDVSGLSDEWARRLQAIGADKSDPDTNLATPVFDGAREDEITGLLGNTLPTRDGERLVGESGKAQLFDGRSGEPFPHPISVGYMYILKLHHLVDDKLHARSTGPYSMITQQPLGGKAQFGGQRFGEMEVWALEAYGAAYALQELLTIKSDDVLGRVKVYEAIVKGENIPEPGIPESFKVLIKEMQSLCLNVEVLSSDGMSIEMRDSDEDVFRAAEELGIDLSRREPSSVEEV
- a CDS encoding DMT family transporter; protein product: MGLLYLLGAIGSEVLGTSLVKSTQGFTRLLPTAACLACYAGSILLLSRATQAGMQVGVAYAVWSGLGTVAIVLIGYFFLGEGINAAKVLGILLVIAGAVLLNLKGAH
- a CDS encoding TetR/AcrR family transcriptional regulator is translated as MSPTGAAKAARRDPEGRKRAIVVAACELIAEVGVGRVTHRLVAARAGVPLGATTYYFRSLDELVEAALRHAAELSEAVLGEWLAAVETAEPAELPAVLARLTAEYVRDPERVTLDTELYVGAAHEERLRPLAREWVDGLVAALTPAAGAPAARAVAAYLDGVVLHAFILGRHVDVPETHAALAALLLRRRRD